From Ictidomys tridecemlineatus isolate mIctTri1 chromosome 2, mIctTri1.hap1, whole genome shotgun sequence, the proteins below share one genomic window:
- the Ticam1 gene encoding TIR domain-containing adapter molecule 1 isoform X2 yields MACPGPSLPGAFDLLGAAGQDKLLYLKHKLKTLRPGCRGAGLLHAMVLLTLGQETEARISLEAQKEDAVARLVARQWAGVDSAEALEEPPDVSWAVARVYHLLAQEQLCPASLRDSAYQAALRAHGSRGDRRLAELQDEARDRCGWDVVRDLSGFQPLCSDLGGLPASSASPSGARSLPRPTDSQRDWSQGRSLRSTSSPVSLARSLAISQSPTMPLASPQRSAPGPSKLSQEPQASPGPEPVPTGCQEPEEMSWPPSVDAACSLELTDGPVPRLPAAAPAPAHPPEPPEAPETSSQGPVECTEGSAGPGPLPLPTVEATESPGLVKERTPPQLSGEETAPQKSKPSPPTASAPAPTASLSSPLPPTPASVSPCPSSFESVSSEQKFYNFVVLHARADEQVALRVREKLEALGVPDGATFCEDFQVPGRGELRCLQDAIDHSGFTILLLTSNFNCRLSLHQVSQALMSSFTQHGREDCVVPFLPLESSLEQLGPDTASLLTGLVWLDENSKVFTRKVANTFKPQKLRARKAHWRKEQDVRALREHSQRLEGERRQAAAMGAAYWDSLQSYQAWQSQVDRLQAAFGSHLSFGTQVPHPSQVPLGGQVPWGGPSPLPTWPGYPQPPPWPAGSPAPAFPPPPVAAPAPGLQPLIIHHAQMVQLGLSNHMWNQRGAQAPEDKTQEEGR; encoded by the coding sequence ATGGCCTGCCCGGGCCCGTCACTGCCCGGCGCCTTCGACCTCCTGGGCGCGGCTGGCCAGGACAAGCTGCTCTACCTGAAGCACAAGCTCAAGACACTGCGCCCGGGCTGCCGGGGGGCCGGCCTGCTGCACGCCATGGTGCTCCTCACGCTGGGCCAGGAAACCGAGGCCAGGATCTCCCTGGAGGCCCAGAAGGAGGACGCGGTGGCCCGGCTGGTGGCCCGCCAGTGGGCCGGCGTGGACAGCGCCGAGGCCCTCGAGGAGCCCCCCGACGTGTCCTGGGCCGTGGCCCGTGTCTACCACCTGCTGGCCCAGgagcagctgtgcccagcctcgCTGCGGGACTCGGCCTACCAGGCCGCCCTCCGCGCCCACGGGTCCCGGGGCGACCGCCGGCTGGCCGAGCTGCAGGACGAGGCCCGGGACCGGTGCGGGTGGGACGTCGTCCGGGACCTGAGTGGCTTCCAGCCCCTCTGTTCCGATCTGGGTGGCCTCCCAGCGTCCTCGGCGTCACCCTCTGGGGCCAGGAGCCTCCCGCGCCCCACTGACAGCCAGCGGGACTGGAGCCAGGGGCGCTCCCTGCGGTCCACCAGCAGCCCCGTCTCCCTGGCCCGCAGCTTGGCCATCAGCCAGTCCCCCACCATGCCCCTCGCGAGCCCGCAGCGCAGCGCCCCGGGGCCCAGCAAGCTCTCCCAGGAGCCCCAGGCCAGCCCGGGGCCTGAGCCTGTCCCCACGGGCTGCCAAGAGCCAGAGGAGATGAGCTGGCCCCCCTCTGTGGACGCGGCCTGCTCCCTGGAGCTGACAGACGGCCCGGTCCCCAGGCTTCCTGCGGcggcccctgcccctgcccacccccCTGAGCCCCCGGAGGCTCCAGAGACCAGCAGCCAAGGCCCAGTGGAGTGCACAGAGGGGTCTGCGGGCCCCGGACCTCTGCCCCTGCCTACTGTGGAGGCCACTGAGAGTCCTGGCCTCGTCAAGGAGAGGACACCACCCCAACTCTCGGGGGAAGAGACCGCACCCCAGAAGAGCAAGCCAAGCCCACCCACGGCCTCAGCCCCGGCCCCCACGGCCTCCCTGTCTTCTCCCCTGCCTCCGACCCCAGCCTCTGTGTCCCCCTGTCCCTCCTCCTTTGAGTCAGTGTCATCAGAGCAGAAGTTCTATAACTTTGTGGTCCTCCACGCCAGGGCTGACGAGCAGGTGGCCCTGCGAGTGCGGGAGAAGCTGGAGGCCCTGGGGGTGCCAGATGGGGCCACCTTCTGCGAGGACTTCCAGGTGCCGGGGCGCGGGGAGCTGCGCTGCTTGCAGGACGCCATTGACCATTCGGGCTTCACCATCCTGCTGCTCACCTCCAACTTCAACTGCCGCCTGAGCCTGCATCAGGTCAGCCAGGCCCTCATGAGCAGCTTCACGCAGCACGGGAGGGAGGACTGCGTCGTGCCCTTCCTGCCCCTGGAGAGCTCCCTGGAGCAGCTTGGCCCCGACACGGCCAGCCTGCTCACGGGCCTCGTGTGGCTGGACGAGAACTCCAAGGTCTTCACCAGGAAGGTGGCCAACACCTTCAAGCCGCAGAAGCTGCGGGCGCGCAAGGCCCACTGGAGGAAGGAGCAGGACGTCCGCGCCCTGCGGGAGCACAGCCAGCGCCTGGAGGGCGAGCGGAGGCAGGCGGCCGCCATGGGCGCCGCGTACTGGGACAGCCTGCAGAGCTACCAGGCCTGGCAGTCGCAGGTGGACAGGCTCCAGGCAGCCTTCGGCAGCCACTTGTCCTTCGGGACTCAGGTGCCTCACCCGTCTCAGGTGCCCCTGGGGGGCCAGGTGCCCTGGGGGGGGCCgtcccccctccccacctggcCGGGATACCCCCAGCCGCCGCCGTGGCCAGCGGGCAGCCCCGCACCCGCCTTCCCGCCGCCGCCCGTGGCCGCGCCGGCCCCGGGGTTGCAGCCCCTCATCATCCACCACGCGCAGATGGTGCAGCTGGGGCTCAGCAACCACATGTGGAACCAGAGAGGGGCCCAGGCGCCCGAGGACAAGACGCAGGAAGAAGGGCGGTGA
- the Ticam1 gene encoding TIR domain-containing adapter molecule 1 isoform X1, with product MSEGGDPAPPQQPSRNLARGTGKARRHPEHASPLPSFSCLQPHPPVPMACPGPSLPGAFDLLGAAGQDKLLYLKHKLKTLRPGCRGAGLLHAMVLLTLGQETEARISLEAQKEDAVARLVARQWAGVDSAEALEEPPDVSWAVARVYHLLAQEQLCPASLRDSAYQAALRAHGSRGDRRLAELQDEARDRCGWDVVRDLSGFQPLCSDLGGLPASSASPSGARSLPRPTDSQRDWSQGRSLRSTSSPVSLARSLAISQSPTMPLASPQRSAPGPSKLSQEPQASPGPEPVPTGCQEPEEMSWPPSVDAACSLELTDGPVPRLPAAAPAPAHPPEPPEAPETSSQGPVECTEGSAGPGPLPLPTVEATESPGLVKERTPPQLSGEETAPQKSKPSPPTASAPAPTASLSSPLPPTPASVSPCPSSFESVSSEQKFYNFVVLHARADEQVALRVREKLEALGVPDGATFCEDFQVPGRGELRCLQDAIDHSGFTILLLTSNFNCRLSLHQVSQALMSSFTQHGREDCVVPFLPLESSLEQLGPDTASLLTGLVWLDENSKVFTRKVANTFKPQKLRARKAHWRKEQDVRALREHSQRLEGERRQAAAMGAAYWDSLQSYQAWQSQVDRLQAAFGSHLSFGTQVPHPSQVPLGGQVPWGGPSPLPTWPGYPQPPPWPAGSPAPAFPPPPVAAPAPGLQPLIIHHAQMVQLGLSNHMWNQRGAQAPEDKTQEEGR from the exons ATGTCAGAGGGAGGTGACCCAG CTCCGCCCCAGCAGCCCTCCAGGAACCTGGCCCGAGGCACGGGGAAGGCTCGCCGGCATCCGGAACATGCCTCCCCGCTCCCCAGCTTCTCCTGCCTGCAGCCGCACCCACCCGTGCCCATGGCCTGCCCGGGCCCGTCACTGCCCGGCGCCTTCGACCTCCTGGGCGCGGCTGGCCAGGACAAGCTGCTCTACCTGAAGCACAAGCTCAAGACACTGCGCCCGGGCTGCCGGGGGGCCGGCCTGCTGCACGCCATGGTGCTCCTCACGCTGGGCCAGGAAACCGAGGCCAGGATCTCCCTGGAGGCCCAGAAGGAGGACGCGGTGGCCCGGCTGGTGGCCCGCCAGTGGGCCGGCGTGGACAGCGCCGAGGCCCTCGAGGAGCCCCCCGACGTGTCCTGGGCCGTGGCCCGTGTCTACCACCTGCTGGCCCAGgagcagctgtgcccagcctcgCTGCGGGACTCGGCCTACCAGGCCGCCCTCCGCGCCCACGGGTCCCGGGGCGACCGCCGGCTGGCCGAGCTGCAGGACGAGGCCCGGGACCGGTGCGGGTGGGACGTCGTCCGGGACCTGAGTGGCTTCCAGCCCCTCTGTTCCGATCTGGGTGGCCTCCCAGCGTCCTCGGCGTCACCCTCTGGGGCCAGGAGCCTCCCGCGCCCCACTGACAGCCAGCGGGACTGGAGCCAGGGGCGCTCCCTGCGGTCCACCAGCAGCCCCGTCTCCCTGGCCCGCAGCTTGGCCATCAGCCAGTCCCCCACCATGCCCCTCGCGAGCCCGCAGCGCAGCGCCCCGGGGCCCAGCAAGCTCTCCCAGGAGCCCCAGGCCAGCCCGGGGCCTGAGCCTGTCCCCACGGGCTGCCAAGAGCCAGAGGAGATGAGCTGGCCCCCCTCTGTGGACGCGGCCTGCTCCCTGGAGCTGACAGACGGCCCGGTCCCCAGGCTTCCTGCGGcggcccctgcccctgcccacccccCTGAGCCCCCGGAGGCTCCAGAGACCAGCAGCCAAGGCCCAGTGGAGTGCACAGAGGGGTCTGCGGGCCCCGGACCTCTGCCCCTGCCTACTGTGGAGGCCACTGAGAGTCCTGGCCTCGTCAAGGAGAGGACACCACCCCAACTCTCGGGGGAAGAGACCGCACCCCAGAAGAGCAAGCCAAGCCCACCCACGGCCTCAGCCCCGGCCCCCACGGCCTCCCTGTCTTCTCCCCTGCCTCCGACCCCAGCCTCTGTGTCCCCCTGTCCCTCCTCCTTTGAGTCAGTGTCATCAGAGCAGAAGTTCTATAACTTTGTGGTCCTCCACGCCAGGGCTGACGAGCAGGTGGCCCTGCGAGTGCGGGAGAAGCTGGAGGCCCTGGGGGTGCCAGATGGGGCCACCTTCTGCGAGGACTTCCAGGTGCCGGGGCGCGGGGAGCTGCGCTGCTTGCAGGACGCCATTGACCATTCGGGCTTCACCATCCTGCTGCTCACCTCCAACTTCAACTGCCGCCTGAGCCTGCATCAGGTCAGCCAGGCCCTCATGAGCAGCTTCACGCAGCACGGGAGGGAGGACTGCGTCGTGCCCTTCCTGCCCCTGGAGAGCTCCCTGGAGCAGCTTGGCCCCGACACGGCCAGCCTGCTCACGGGCCTCGTGTGGCTGGACGAGAACTCCAAGGTCTTCACCAGGAAGGTGGCCAACACCTTCAAGCCGCAGAAGCTGCGGGCGCGCAAGGCCCACTGGAGGAAGGAGCAGGACGTCCGCGCCCTGCGGGAGCACAGCCAGCGCCTGGAGGGCGAGCGGAGGCAGGCGGCCGCCATGGGCGCCGCGTACTGGGACAGCCTGCAGAGCTACCAGGCCTGGCAGTCGCAGGTGGACAGGCTCCAGGCAGCCTTCGGCAGCCACTTGTCCTTCGGGACTCAGGTGCCTCACCCGTCTCAGGTGCCCCTGGGGGGCCAGGTGCCCTGGGGGGGGCCgtcccccctccccacctggcCGGGATACCCCCAGCCGCCGCCGTGGCCAGCGGGCAGCCCCGCACCCGCCTTCCCGCCGCCGCCCGTGGCCGCGCCGGCCCCGGGGTTGCAGCCCCTCATCATCCACCACGCGCAGATGGTGCAGCTGGGGCTCAGCAACCACATGTGGAACCAGAGAGGGGCCCAGGCGCCCGAGGACAAGACGCAGGAAGAAGGGCGGTGA
- the Fem1a gene encoding protein fem-1 homolog A: MDLHTAVYNAAHDGKLQLLQKLLSGRSREELDELMGEVACGGTPLLIAARYGHLDVVEYLVDRCGASVEAGGSVHFDGETIEGAPPLWAASAAGHLDVVRSLLRRGASVNRTTRTNSTPLRAACFDGHLEVVRYLVGEHQADLEVANRHGHTCLMISCYKGHREIARYLLEQGAQVNRRSAKGNTALHDCAESGSLEILQLLLGCNARMERDGYGMTPLLAASVTGHTNIVEYLIQKQPGQPQAAGAGPPQEGSAPEEPLTYESCCPTSREAAIEALELLGATYVDKKRDLLGALKHWRRAMELRHQGGEYLPKPEPQQPVLAYDYSREVNSAQELEALITDPDEMRMQALLIRERILGPSHPDTSYYIRYRGAVYADSGNFERCIRLWKYALDMQQSNLEPLSPMTASSFLSFAELFSYVLQDRAAKGSLGTQIGFTDLMGVLSKGVREVERALQQPREPGDSAQFTKALAIILHLLYLMGKVETSPSQEHLKHQTVYRLLRCAPRGRNGFTPLHMAADKDTTNVGRYRVGTFPSLHVVKVLLDCGADPDSRDFDNNTPLHIAAQNNCPAIMNALVEAGAHMDATNAFKKTACELLDEGLLAKSTMQPFNYVTLQCLAARALDKNKIPYKGFIPEELEAFIQLH, encoded by the coding sequence ATGGACCTCCACACCGCCGTGTACAATGCCGCCCACGACGGCAAGCTGCAGCTACTGCAGAAGCTGCTCAGCGGCCGGAGCCGGGAGGAGCTGGATGAGCTGATGGGCGAGGTGGCCTGCGGAGGGACGCCGCTGCTCATCGCCGCCCGCTACGGCCACCTGGACGTGGTGGAGTACCTGGTGGACCGGTGCGGCGCCAGCGTGGAGGCCGGCGGCTCGGTGCACTTCGACGGCGAGACCATCGAGGGCGCGCCGCCGCTGTGGGCCGCCTCGGCCGCCGGGCACCTGGACGTGGTGCGCAGCCTGCTGCGCCGCGGCGCCTCGGTGAACCGCACCACGCGCACCAACTCCACGCCGCTGCGCGCCGCCTGCTTCGACGGCCACCTGGAGGTGGTGCGCTACCTGGTGGGCGAGCACCAGGCCGACCTGGAGGTGGCCAACCGGCACGGGCACACGTGCCTCATGATCTCCTGCTACAAGGGCCACCGCGAGATCGCGCGCTACCTGCTGGAGCAGGGCGCCCAGGTGAACCGGCGCAGCGCCAAAGGCAACACGGCGCTGCACGACTGCGCCGAGTCCGGCAGCCTGGAGATCCTGCAGCTGCTGCTGGGCTGCAACGCGCGCATGGAGCGCGACGGCTACGGCATGACCCCGCTGCTGGCGGCCAGCGTGACGGGCCACACCAACATCGTGGAGTACCTCATCCAGAAGCAGCCGGGCCAGCCGCAGGCGGCCGGCGCAGGGCCGCCCCAGGAGGGCTCCGCCCCAGAGGAGCCCCTCACCTACGAGAGCTGCTGCCCCACCAGCCGGGAAGCTGCCATAGAagccctggagctgctgggagcCACGTATGTGGATAAGAAGCGAGATCTGCTGGGGGCCCTTAAGCACTGGAGACGCGCCATGGAGCTGCGGCACCAGGGAGGCGAGTATTTGCCCAAACCCGAGCCCCAGCAGCCGGTCTTGGCCTACGACTATTCCAGGGAGGTGAACAGCGCCCAGGAACTGGAAGCGCTGATCACGGACCCGGATGAGATGCGCATGCAGGCGCTGTTGATCCGGGAGCGCATCCTGGGCCCCTCACACCCCGACACCTCCTACTACATCCGGTACCGGGGCGCCGTGTACGCCGACTCAGGCAACTTCGAGCGCTGCATCCGCCTCTGGAAGTATGCCCTGGACATGCAGCAGAGCAACCTGGAGCCCCTGAGCCCCATGACGGCCAGCAGCTTCCTCTCCTTTGCCGAACTCTTCTCCTATGTGCTGCAGGACCGCGCCgccaagggcagcctgggcacgCAGATCGGCTTCACAGACCTCATGGGCGTGCTCAGCAAAGGCGTCCGGGAAGTGGAGCGGGCCCTGCAGCAGCCCAGGGAGCCCGGGGACTCAGCGCAGTTCACCAAGGCGCTGGCCATCATCCTGCACCTGCTCTACCTGATGGGCAAGGTGGAGACCAGCCCCAGCCAGGAGCACCTGAAGCACCAGACGGTCTACCGGCTGCTCCGGTGCGCTCCCCGCGGCAGGAACGGCTTCACGCCCCTGCACATGGCCGCCGACAAGGACACCACCAACGTGGGCCGCTACCGCGTGGGCACCTTCCCCTCCCTGCACGTGGTCAAAGTGCTGCTGGACTGTGGGGCCGACCCGGACAGCAGGGACTTTGACAACAACACCCCGCTGCACATCGCGGCCCAGAACAACTGCCCGGCCATCATGAACGCCCTGGTGGAAGCCGGGGCCCACATGGACGCCACCAACGCCTTCAAGAAAACCGCCTGCGAGCTGCTGGACGAGGGGCTGCTGGCCAAGAGCACCATGCAGCCCTTCAACTACGTGACCCTGCAGTGCCTCGCCGCCCGCGCCCTGGACAAGAACAAGATCCCCTACAAGGGCTTCATCCCCGAGGAGCTGGAGGCCTTCATCCAGCTGCACTGA